Within the Microthrixaceae bacterium genome, the region TTCAGGCTAGCCCGCTTCATTCATGAGGCTGCGAGTGAGTTGGCGGTCAGGCGCGCGTGAGGGTGGCGCTTGGTGCGCATTTTCGGTCTTCGATGACGGTGTTGGCGGTGGACGGTAGGGACTCGGTTGGGGGCACGTCGCCCCGGCGGTCACGGGGGCATGGCGAGGGCGCGGTCGGCGAAGCGGGCGAGGCTTTGCTTGTAGGGATAGCTCGACGGCAGCGAGACCTTGATGCGGGTGACGAGTTCGGTGACCCGGGCGGCGATCTTGACGAAGGCGAGGCGCACGGTGTCGAACTGGGCGTCGCGCCAGAACGAGGTCTTGGCGGCGAGGCCCTTCAGCGTGTGCAGCAGCCAGTAGGCGGCGGTGTGGACGAGGAGGCGGAACTGGTTGGCCGTCGCCTTCGAGCATGAGGTGCGGTCCGAGGCGAGGTGCAGCTTGTGCGCCTTGATCAGGTTCTCGGCCTGGCCTCGGCCGCAGTAGAGGACCTCGTAGAGCCAGCGTGGCGTGCCGGTGAGGTTGGTCACGACAAAGCGCGTGTCGCTGCCTTGCCTGGTCGCCTCGATGCGGGCGATGACCCGGCGCTCGACTGTCCAGCTCCTGGCGGCGTAGCGAAAGTCGTGGAAGCTGCGGATCTTGTCGGCGTCCTGCTCAGCGCGGCGGACGGCTGCGTCCTCGGCGCGTGCCGCGACGCGGTCGAGCAGCACGCGGTTGCCGGCGAGACCGAAGATGTAGCGGACGCTGTTGCGCTCCAGCCAGCTCATGGCCTCGGGGCGGGCATAGTGGCTGTCGCCGCGGATCACGATCTCGACTTTTGGCCAGCGACGGCGGATCGCCTCGACCAGGTGCCTGAGCACAAGCGCGACCTCGGCACCGTCGGGGGTCTTGCCCGGTCTGAGGATCACCGCCACAGGCTTGCCGGTCGTGGCCTCGTAGATATGGATCGGCAAGAAGCAGCGGTTGTCGTGGTGGGCATGGAACAGCGACAGCTGCTGGGCGCCGTGTACCCGGTCGAGGGTGTCGTCGATGTCCAGCAGGATGCGTCGCGGCACTTCGGCGAAGCTGTCGCAGAAGAGGTCGACCATAGCATCCGTCATGCGAATGAGCGCGGTCTTCCCCGGCAGATTTTCCAATCGGCACATCGTCGGTTGCGAGCAGAGCCCGGCCCCTGTCTCGGGCAGGCGGCCTACCGCCATCTTGAACGCCGGATCGTCACGCAGGGCATCGCAGTCGTTGGCGTCCGGGTAGCCGGCGGCGATCAGCAGCGCGCGGAAGCGGATCATCTCGGCGAGGCCATGCCGCACCCGCTCGGGCGCCCGTGGATCGGTAATGCAGCCGGCCAGCCGCTCGGCGATCCCGAGCCCTCGCTCGATCTCGGCCAGCACCAGCACACCCCCATCCGAGGTCAACCGGCCGCCATCGAAGGCGAGGTGAACCGGCTTGCCCGAAACAGGTGACAGACCGGGGAGAAAGAGAGCATCTTCGGCCATGGCGGGCACACAACTCCGTTCGGTCGCAAAGGCGCGGTCTCAGCAACCGAAACCTAAACGATCCCAACGGCTTATGTCTCGCCCGCCAGCACCGAACACAGCCCTGATGAATTATTCAGGCTAGCCACTCACGAGCTAGAGCGGGCAGCGCGCGCTGTCGGGCGACATGGTTTCTGGGCGGAGGGATACATTGCGACCCTCAAGGCCCGCCGGGACTGTGGGGAAAGTCCAGACTCGACGAACTT harbors:
- a CDS encoding IS1380 family transposase, yielding MAEDALFLPGLSPVSGKPVHLAFDGGRLTSDGGVLVLAEIERGLGIAERLAGCITDPRAPERVRHGLAEMIRFRALLIAAGYPDANDCDALRDDPAFKMAVGRLPETGAGLCSQPTMCRLENLPGKTALIRMTDAMVDLFCDSFAEVPRRILLDIDDTLDRVHGAQQLSLFHAHHDNRCFLPIHIYEATTGKPVAVILRPGKTPDGAEVALVLRHLVEAIRRRWPKVEIVIRGDSHYARPEAMSWLERNSVRYIFGLAGNRVLLDRVAARAEDAAVRRAEQDADKIRSFHDFRYAARSWTVERRVIARIEATRQGSDTRFVVTNLTGTPRWLYEVLYCGRGQAENLIKAHKLHLASDRTSCSKATANQFRLLVHTAAYWLLHTLKGLAAKTSFWRDAQFDTVRLAFVKIAARVTELVTRIKVSLPSSYPYKQSLARFADRALAMPP